From the genome of Campylobacter magnus, one region includes:
- the purS gene encoding phosphoribosylformylglycinamidine synthase subunit PurS translates to MQVKINVFLKEGVLDPAGKATRHALSSLGFAGVKEVRIGKQIVINFDGDVSDEKIKEMCDELLANPVIEDYEILK, encoded by the coding sequence ATGCAAGTAAAAATAAATGTATTCTTAAAAGAAGGTGTGCTTGACCCTGCTGGCAAGGCTACAAGGCACGCTCTTAGCTCTCTTGGCTTTGCTGGTGTTAAAGAAGTTCGCATCGGCAAGCAAATTGTAATAAATTTTGATGGCGATGTAAGCGATGAAAAAATCAAAGAAATGTGCGATGAACTGCTAGCAAATCCTGTAATAGAAGACTACGAGATACTAAAATGA
- a CDS encoding lysophospholipid acyltransferase family protein → MEFLRKIKGIFIAFLLFGITAFIVLIMRIFPSKQRSLRRVIAKVVRTIVGYKVEFEGEFDGSSELFVLNHQSLLDILIFDEFHPGDIKWVAKQELGKVPLLGAGFRSGACILIDRSNPREIVHIIKQTSEFTKAGGAVAIFPEGTRGSGKKLLKFQSGAQIIANKLGLKVQPVLIIGSKEIIDSKKLSFNKGVVKVVFLPSFVASEGSEWLAKIRENMQKILDEKLAQNS, encoded by the coding sequence ATGGAATTTTTGCGCAAAATTAAAGGTATTTTTATAGCTTTTTTGCTTTTTGGTATCACTGCTTTTATCGTGCTTATTATGCGGATTTTTCCTAGCAAGCAAAGGTCGCTTAGACGCGTGATAGCAAAGGTCGTGCGCACTATCGTAGGATATAAAGTAGAGTTTGAGGGCGAGTTTGATGGCAGTAGCGAACTTTTTGTGCTAAATCACCAAAGCCTGCTTGATATACTGATATTTGATGAGTTTCATCCAGGTGATATAAAATGGGTAGCAAAGCAAGAACTTGGCAAGGTGCCGCTTTTGGGTGCTGGCTTTCGCTCTGGGGCTTGTATACTAATAGACCGCTCAAACCCAAGAGAAATCGTCCATATCATCAAGCAAACTAGCGAATTTACCAAAGCTGGTGGGGCTGTGGCGATATTTCCAGAGGGAACTAGAGGTAGTGGCAAAAAGCTTTTGAAGTTTCAAAGTGGCGCGCAAATCATCGCAAATAAACTAGGACTAAAAGTCCAGCCAGTGCTTATAATAGGCTCAAAAGAGATAATTGATTCAAAGAAACTTTCTTTTAATAAAGGCGTGGTTAAAGTGGTGTTTTTGCCTAGTTTTGTAGCTAGTGAGGGTAGCGAGTGGCTAGCTAAAATAAGAGAAAATATGCAAAAAATCCTAGATGAAAAATTAGCGCAAAATTCTTAA
- the purQ gene encoding phosphoribosylformylglycinamidine synthase subunit PurQ — translation MKVAIITFPGTNCERDTAYAFDLLGAKTKIYWHTETDIKADLIVLPGGFSHGDYLRTGAIAKFSPAMSAVVKHAKNGGLTLGICNGFQMLLELGLLPGAMLRNSSMSFISKITNIKVISNNNIFLSQTKNNEILRIPVAHGEGNYFADKNTLKALNDNEQIILKYCDEKGVPTDLNGSQQNIAGICDKNKRIFGLMPHPERACESMLGSNDGLKMLKGFLC, via the coding sequence ATGAAAGTAGCAATTATAACCTTTCCTGGCACAAACTGTGAGCGAGATACGGCTTATGCTTTTGATTTGCTTGGGGCAAAAACTAAAATTTACTGGCATACAGAAACTGATATAAAAGCTGATCTTATCGTGCTTCCTGGTGGATTTAGCCATGGAGATTACCTGCGAACTGGCGCTATTGCGAAGTTTAGCCCTGCTATGAGTGCTGTTGTAAAACACGCTAAAAATGGTGGTCTAACGCTTGGCATTTGTAATGGTTTTCAAATGCTTTTGGAGCTTGGACTTTTGCCTGGAGCAATGCTTAGGAATTCCAGCATGAGTTTTATTAGCAAAATTACAAATATCAAAGTAATTTCAAATAATAATATCTTCCTTAGCCAAACAAAAAATAATGAGATTTTAAGAATTCCAGTAGCGCACGGTGAGGGGAATTATTTTGCTGATAAAAACACGCTAAAAGCTCTAAATGATAATGAGCAAATCATCTTAAAATACTGCGATGAAAAAGGCGTGCCAACTGATCTAAACGGCTCACAGCAAAATATCGCTGGAATTTGCGATAAAAATAAGCGCATTTTTGGGCTTATGCCTCACCCTGAAAGAGCCTGCGAGAGTATGCTTGGCTCAAATGATGGGCTAAAAATGCTAAAAGGTTTTCTTTGCTAA
- the purC gene encoding phosphoribosylaminoimidazolesuccinocarboxamide synthase, which produces MTKKEMIYEGKGKKMWSVAENSDLLIAEFKDDLTAFDATKKGNESGKGALNNKISTELFGLLEQNGIETALVETISDTEQVVKKCSIVPLEVIVRNIATGSLTKRLGITEGKELPFALVEFCYKDDALHDPIINDEHAIILGAGEQKDLDYIKEQARKINAILKPFFASKGLKLVDFKIEFGRDKDGKIILADEISPDSCRFWDAKTGAKMDKDIFRQDIGGGSVKVAYEEVLKRILN; this is translated from the coding sequence ATGACAAAAAAAGAGATGATTTACGAGGGTAAAGGCAAGAAAATGTGGAGCGTCGCTGAAAATAGCGATTTGCTTATTGCTGAGTTTAAAGATGATTTAACAGCCTTTGATGCGACAAAAAAGGGCAATGAAAGCGGCAAGGGCGCGCTAAATAATAAAATCTCTACTGAGCTTTTTGGCTTATTAGAGCAAAACGGCATAGAAACAGCACTAGTTGAGACTATAAGTGATACAGAACAAGTGGTAAAAAAATGCTCTATCGTGCCACTTGAAGTAATCGTGCGAAATATCGCCACAGGGAGCCTTACAAAACGCCTTGGCATAACTGAGGGTAAAGAGCTGCCTTTTGCTTTGGTTGAGTTTTGTTACAAAGATGATGCGCTGCATGATCCTATCATAAATGATGAGCATGCTATTATTTTAGGTGCTGGCGAGCAAAAAGATCTAGACTATATCAAAGAACAAGCTAGAAAAATCAATGCTATTTTAAAGCCGTTTTTTGCTAGCAAGGGGCTAAAACTAGTGGATTTTAAAATAGAGTTTGGGCGTGATAAAGACGGCAAAATCATACTAGCTGATGAGATCAGTCCTGATAGCTGTCGCTTCTGGGATGCTAAAACAGGCGCAAAGATGGATAAGGATATTTTCCGTCAAGATATAGGTGGGGGGTCTGTGAAAGTGGCTTATGAAGAGGTGCTTAAACGCATTCTTAATTAA
- a CDS encoding ATP-dependent Clp protease ATP-binding subunit gives MANILEILTNQARSTLESSASLAISSKNPEISSLHFLWAIISDSSSVLNQVFNKRDINQSALMLDLKSSVGSLPTSSNVSKENIKIGSELLNSLELARAKMLEMGDSFIALDTWLIANSLAESKVKQILAKYIDISELNKELEAIRGGAKITNESSDENLDALKKFGVDLNAKALAGELDPVIGRDDEITRMMQILIRKTKNNPILLGEPGVGKTAIVEGLAQMIVKREVPTSLANKRVIALDMSALIAGAKYRGEFEDRLKAVIDEVKKAGNIILFIDEIHTIVGAGASEGSMDAANILKPALSRGELHTVGATTLKEYRKYFEKDAALQRRFQPVSVAEPSVNEALQILRGIKDRLEVHHNIRINDAALVAAAKLSHRYISGRFLPDKAIDLIDEAAAELKMQIESEPSALAKAKREIETLEVEREALKMENNEQNAPRLNEIEKELANLNERKNALNAQFENEKAVFSQIAEQKKQIDLLKNESEQAKRENKYEKAAEIEYSKIPEAAKKIKELEEKWENMKKAGVLLKNEVDEDLVASILSKWTGISVSRMLKSEKEKFLGVEEHLKESVVGQDKALAALARAIKRNKAGLSPSTRPIGSFLFLGPTGVGKTQSAKALAKFLFDDEKALIRFDMSEYMEKHSASRLLGAPPGYVGYDEGGQLSEAVRRRPYSVLLFDEVEKAHPDVFNILLGILDDGRATDNKGVVVDFKNTIIILTSNIASAAISELSGEGKENEREAAVKAELKNYFKPEFINRLDDIIIFNPLGLNELKGIVSIMFKDLELALANRGIKASLDESAIKLISDAGFDPVYGARPLRRALYELVEDKIADEILRENIASGDEIIITASGDEIIIKKA, from the coding sequence ATGGCAAACATACTAGAAATCCTTACAAATCAAGCTAGAAGCACCTTAGAAAGCTCAGCTAGCTTAGCAATCAGCTCTAAAAATCCTGAAATTTCTAGCCTACATTTTCTTTGGGCTATTATCAGTGATAGTAGCTCAGTGCTAAATCAAGTATTTAACAAAAGAGATATAAACCAAAGCGCACTAATGCTTGATCTAAAATCAAGCGTAGGCTCTTTGCCAACTAGCTCAAATGTAAGCAAAGAAAACATAAAAATAGGCTCTGAGCTACTAAATAGCTTGGAGCTTGCTAGAGCAAAAATGCTTGAAATGGGCGATAGTTTCATAGCACTTGACACTTGGCTTATCGCAAATAGCTTAGCTGAGAGCAAAGTAAAGCAGATTTTAGCCAAATACATTGATATTAGCGAGCTAAATAAAGAGCTAGAAGCCATAAGGGGTGGCGCAAAAATCACAAATGAAAGCAGTGATGAAAACCTTGATGCGCTTAAAAAATTTGGCGTGGATCTAAACGCAAAAGCCCTTGCTGGCGAGCTTGATCCGGTTATTGGCAGAGATGATGAGATTACTCGCATGATGCAGATTTTGATCCGCAAGACAAAAAATAATCCTATATTACTAGGCGAACCAGGCGTGGGAAAAACGGCGATTGTAGAGGGCTTAGCGCAAATGATAGTAAAGCGTGAGGTGCCAACTAGCCTAGCAAACAAGCGTGTAATCGCCCTTGATATGAGTGCTTTAATAGCTGGCGCAAAGTATAGAGGCGAGTTTGAAGACCGCTTAAAGGCTGTGATTGACGAAGTAAAAAAGGCTGGAAATATCATACTTTTTATAGATGAGATTCACACTATCGTGGGAGCCGGTGCATCTGAGGGCAGTATGGATGCGGCAAACATCCTAAAACCAGCTCTATCTCGTGGTGAGCTACACACCGTGGGAGCCACCACGCTAAAAGAGTATAGAAAATACTTTGAAAAAGACGCTGCCTTGCAACGCCGCTTTCAGCCTGTATCTGTGGCTGAGCCAAGCGTAAATGAAGCCCTACAAATACTTCGCGGCATAAAAGACCGCTTAGAGGTCCATCACAATATCCGCATAAATGACGCTGCCTTAGTCGCTGCTGCAAAACTTAGCCACCGCTACATTAGCGGACGCTTTTTGCCTGATAAAGCAATAGATCTAATAGACGAGGCAGCAGCCGAGCTAAAAATGCAAATAGAAAGCGAACCAAGCGCACTAGCAAAGGCTAAGCGTGAAATAGAAACGCTTGAAGTAGAAAGAGAAGCTCTAAAAATGGAAAATAACGAGCAAAATGCCCCTCGTCTAAATGAAATAGAAAAAGAACTAGCAAATCTAAATGAGCGTAAAAACGCCTTAAATGCGCAGTTTGAAAACGAAAAAGCTGTATTTAGCCAGATTGCCGAGCAAAAAAAGCAAATTGATTTGCTAAAAAACGAAAGCGAGCAAGCCAAGCGTGAGAATAAATACGAAAAAGCCGCCGAAATAGAATACTCAAAAATCCCAGAAGCTGCCAAAAAAATCAAAGAGTTAGAGGAAAAATGGGAAAATATGAAAAAAGCAGGCGTGCTGCTAAAAAACGAGGTTGATGAAGACTTGGTGGCTTCTATTCTTAGTAAATGGACTGGAATTTCAGTCTCTCGCATGCTAAAAAGTGAAAAAGAAAAATTCCTTGGCGTAGAAGAGCACCTAAAAGAAAGTGTGGTAGGACAAGATAAAGCCCTAGCTGCCTTAGCAAGGGCAATTAAACGAAATAAAGCAGGTCTTAGTCCAAGCACTAGACCTATTGGCTCATTTTTGTTTCTTGGTCCAACCGGTGTGGGAAAAACGCAAAGCGCAAAGGCTTTGGCGAAGTTTTTGTTTGATGATGAAAAGGCGCTAATACGCTTTGATATGAGTGAATATATGGAAAAGCACAGCGCCTCTCGCCTGCTAGGTGCGCCTCCGGGCTATGTGGGCTATGATGAGGGCGGACAGCTAAGTGAGGCGGTTAGGCGCAGACCATACTCTGTGCTACTTTTTGATGAAGTAGAAAAGGCTCATCCTGATGTGTTTAATATCCTATTAGGAATTCTAGATGATGGTAGGGCAACTGATAATAAAGGCGTGGTGGTGGATTTTAAAAACACCATTATAATTCTAACCTCAAACATTGCTAGCGCAGCTATTAGCGAGCTAAGTGGCGAAGGCAAAGAAAATGAAAGGGAAGCTGCTGTAAAAGCCGAGCTAAAAAACTACTTCAAGCCTGAGTTTATAAACCGCTTAGATGATATAATCATCTTTAATCCACTAGGCCTAAATGAGCTAAAAGGCATTGTTAGCATTATGTTTAAAGACTTAGAGCTTGCTCTTGCTAATCGTGGAATAAAAGCTAGCCTTGATGAGAGTGCTATAAAGCTAATTAGCGATGCTGGCTTTGATCCAGTATATGGTGCTAGGCCACTGCGCAGAGCCTTATACGAGCTAGTAGAGGATAAAATCGCAGATGAAATCCTGCGCGAGAACATAGCTAGCGGCGATGAGATAATAATAACAGCCAGTGGCGATGAAATAATCATCAAAAAAGCCTAG
- a CDS encoding SH3 domain-containing protein encodes MLSRVFALFFALLLGVLGANEASVFNKNPLQITAPQKPSQEETKPRPKNNAQNFNNVVLSPNELRNIAGSDEPDVSGAELYEKKEPIKIELEAKLLNKEVYIYEPFGIELTLKGDSLAQFRPELSLKLKNAKNLNPKVRFVDIAKNESKATLWFIAHSDDANIDDIAVVLKRGGEFVLRQSAESQTPLIKPLAQKDDFCNVVASSLVLKSFKASKFDEFNNLITLELEATNATLSEFKVPLNGARGGVDNIKGGETKTTATYSLIAPSEAKKITFSYFNSTKNTFETIEALVKPASNDLSTQTSLNPVTSEFAAYKSIAVYALIILCLLSFMLWRSYYGLVLAVIFGAYAFYDARPFAGANIKAGSAVTILPVNGSSVFYKPSSDEKVQVLLSQEKYTKILLDNGKIGWVRNENIK; translated from the coding sequence TTGCTAAGTAGAGTTTTTGCCTTATTTTTTGCGCTTTTGCTAGGCGTGCTTGGCGCAAATGAGGCTAGTGTTTTTAACAAAAATCCGCTACAAATCACAGCACCACAAAAACCTAGCCAAGAAGAAACTAAACCTCGCCCTAAAAATAATGCGCAAAACTTTAACAATGTAGTACTAAGCCCAAATGAGCTAAGAAATATAGCCGGTAGCGACGAACCAGATGTTAGCGGGGCAGAATTATATGAAAAAAAAGAACCTATAAAAATAGAACTTGAAGCAAAACTTCTAAACAAAGAAGTTTATATCTACGAGCCTTTTGGCATAGAACTCACGCTAAAAGGAGATAGTCTTGCGCAGTTTCGCCCTGAGCTTAGCTTAAAGCTAAAAAACGCCAAAAATCTAAACCCAAAAGTGCGCTTTGTAGATATCGCAAAAAATGAAAGCAAGGCTACTTTGTGGTTCATTGCTCATAGTGATGATGCTAATATAGATGATATCGCTGTGGTTTTAAAGCGTGGCGGAGAGTTTGTATTAAGGCAAAGCGCAGAGAGTCAAACTCCGCTCATAAAGCCACTAGCACAAAAAGATGATTTTTGTAATGTCGTGGCTAGTTCTTTGGTGCTAAAAAGCTTTAAGGCTAGCAAATTTGATGAGTTTAACAACCTAATTACGCTAGAACTAGAAGCTACAAACGCTACTTTAAGCGAGTTTAAAGTCCCGCTTAATGGTGCAAGGGGTGGAGTAGATAATATAAAAGGCGGAGAGACAAAAACAACCGCTACTTACTCGCTCATCGCTCCAAGCGAGGCAAAGAAAATCACATTTAGCTACTTTAATAGCACAAAAAACACCTTTGAGACCATAGAAGCACTAGTAAAGCCAGCTAGTAATGACCTTAGCACGCAGACTAGCCTAAATCCAGTAACTAGCGAGTTTGCTGCTTATAAATCAATTGCTGTTTATGCGCTAATTATTCTTTGTTTGCTTAGCTTTATGCTATGGCGGTCGTATTATGGGCTAGTTTTAGCAGTGATTTTTGGGGCTTATGCGTTTTATGATGCTAGGCCTTTTGCTGGGGCTAATATAAAAGCAGGTTCAGCTGTAACCATACTGCCAGTGAATGGTTCTAGCGTGTTTTACAAGCCTAGTAGCGATGAGAAAGTTCAGGTCTTGCTAAGCCAAGAAAAATATACCAAAATACTACTTGATAATGGCAAGATCGGCTGGGTAAGAAACGAAAATATAAAGTAA
- a CDS encoding S41 family peptidase, producing the protein MKSFFTAFGFFTVFGVGLVSHLGAASAGDSRLEQLSKITKTMAVVEKYYVDDLNFTDISNKTISGLLSNLDAHSSYLDERAFKDMQIATSGEFGGLGITIGMKDGAVSVIAPIDDTPAAKAGIKAGDVILRIDGQSTIGMSIDDAVNKMRGKPKTGVDITIVRKGEKKPLEFHIIRDTIKVQSVSAKLVPSENILYLRVSTFDANVEKKAREFIEKNKSVRGIVLDLRNNPGGLLNQAVGLTNLFVSDGVIVSQKGRDESNNEAHKADPKKKVTDLPLAVLINEGSASASEIVSGALQDFKRAVVIGQKSFGKGSVQVVMPVDDKEAIRLTVARYYLPSGRTIQAVGVEPDVVVYAGKVPNEENNLTLKESDLKAHLQSELEKVEGKKESKNDDKNIITAAQIYEDIQLKTAIDSVKIIEKISQKGEQK; encoded by the coding sequence ATGAAATCATTTTTCACTGCCTTTGGCTTTTTTACAGTCTTTGGCGTTGGTCTAGTCTCGCATTTAGGTGCTGCGAGTGCTGGGGACTCACGCTTAGAGCAGCTTTCTAAGATCACTAAAACTATGGCTGTGGTTGAGAAATACTATGTTGATGATCTAAACTTCACAGATATTTCAAACAAAACTATTTCAGGGCTTCTTAGCAATCTTGATGCGCACTCAAGCTACCTTGATGAAAGAGCCTTTAAAGATATGCAAATCGCTACTAGTGGCGAGTTTGGCGGACTTGGCATTACCATAGGTATGAAAGACGGCGCAGTATCTGTAATAGCACCGATTGACGATACCCCAGCTGCTAAAGCTGGCATAAAAGCAGGTGATGTGATACTGCGTATTGATGGGCAAAGCACCATTGGCATGAGCATAGACGATGCTGTAAACAAAATGCGTGGCAAGCCAAAAACCGGCGTGGATATCACCATAGTTCGCAAAGGCGAGAAAAAGCCTTTGGAATTTCATATCATCCGTGATACAATCAAAGTCCAAAGCGTAAGCGCAAAGCTAGTTCCTAGCGAAAATATTTTGTATCTGCGTGTAAGCACCTTTGATGCAAATGTGGAGAAAAAAGCTAGGGAATTCATAGAAAAAAATAAAAGTGTTCGTGGCATAGTGCTTGATCTGCGCAATAACCCAGGCGGGCTTTTAAATCAAGCTGTGGGGCTAACAAATCTTTTTGTAAGCGATGGCGTGATAGTAAGTCAAAAAGGCAGAGATGAGAGCAATAACGAAGCCCACAAGGCTGATCCTAAGAAAAAAGTAACTGACCTGCCACTTGCAGTTTTGATAAACGAGGGCTCAGCTAGTGCTAGTGAGATAGTAAGCGGGGCTTTACAAGACTTTAAAAGAGCGGTGGTAATAGGGCAAAAAAGCTTTGGCAAAGGTAGCGTACAAGTTGTAATGCCAGTAGATGATAAAGAAGCTATCCGCCTAACCGTGGCTAGATACTACCTGCCAAGCGGCCGGACTATACAAGCAGTAGGCGTAGAACCTGATGTAGTAGTATATGCTGGCAAGGTGCCAAATGAAGAAAATAATCTTACTTTAAAAGAAAGTGATCTAAAAGCGCATTTACAAAGTGAACTAGAAAAGGTTGAGGGCAAAAAAGAGAGTAAAAATGATGATAAAAACATCATCACAGCTGCGCAAATCTACGAGGATATCCAGCTAAAAACTGCAATTGATAGCGTAAAAATCATTGAAAAAATCAGTCAAAAAGGAGAGCAAAAATGA
- a CDS encoding J domain-containing protein, with amino-acid sequence MSVAQNALEHQFNVSQSSSLVSVVTDDDDIFMGIAGKMRSSFCQAIGQKNKIIAFYSPNELVQRKYLFKLIAKINSRLNDEIINLHPSWATNVKLAFERKNSVQIIVSVHLSFDRNSVIFDTKNCDEVLKKYFIKMLGAKHENLAHFSRFIIQDTKQLEALQDLLAFKEHLRYIINFEFDRGEYESFCEMIYKLNSKGYKMRFNALASLLEEHFATLECSVGDDFNTVRAQYLRLSKLYHPDHASGNEQELRSKFQEISFAYEALKPFFTEQDKYLKGSA; translated from the coding sequence ATGTCAGTAGCACAAAATGCTTTAGAACATCAATTTAATGTATCTCAAAGCTCCTCTCTTGTAAGCGTGGTAACTGATGATGATGATATTTTTATGGGAATAGCGGGTAAAATGCGCTCGTCTTTTTGCCAAGCAATCGGTCAAAAGAACAAAATAATCGCCTTTTACAGCCCAAACGAACTAGTCCAGCGCAAGTATCTTTTCAAGCTAATTGCCAAGATAAACTCACGCCTAAATGATGAAATAATCAACCTTCATCCATCATGGGCGACAAATGTAAAGCTTGCTTTTGAGCGAAAAAACTCGGTTCAAATCATCGTTAGCGTCCACCTTAGCTTTGATAGAAACTCCGTGATTTTTGATACCAAAAACTGCGATGAAGTGCTAAAAAAATACTTTATCAAAATGCTAGGCGCAAAACACGAAAACTTAGCTCATTTCTCACGCTTTATTATCCAAGATACAAAGCAGCTTGAAGCCTTACAAGACTTGCTAGCTTTTAAAGAGCATTTGCGCTATATCATTAACTTTGAGTTTGATAGGGGCGAGTATGAGAGCTTTTGTGAAATGATATATAAGCTTAACTCAAAAGGCTACAAAATGCGCTTTAATGCACTAGCAAGCTTGCTTGAAGAGCATTTTGCTACGCTTGAGTGTTCGGTGGGCGATGATTTTAACACCGTTAGGGCGCAGTATTTACGCCTAAGCAAGCTCTATCACCCAGACCACGCCAGTGGCAATGAGCAAGAGTTACGCTCAAAATTTCAAGAAATCAGCTTTGCTTATGAGGCTCTAAAACCTTTTTTTACCGAACAAGACAAATACCTAAAAGGAAGTGCATGA
- a CDS encoding pyridoxine 5'-phosphate synthase: protein MKLGVNIDHICVLRAARGVNDPDIIAAMFAAIKAGSDQITVHLREDRRHIDDDDARRIKALCKVPLNIECSIDKDIINIIADIAPQRATLVPEKREELTTEGGLNTDAKGLEKAVETLKKSEIEVSLFIEPDLVAINKAKELECEYIELHTGAFANLYLMLNSNLSQSKYSIKALELPRAKLKEMLKKECERIKAAAIYAKSLGLEVAAGHGLNYQNTPLIASIPQICELNIGQSIIARSTITGLETAVKEMKELIKNC, encoded by the coding sequence ATGAAACTTGGAGTAAATATCGATCATATCTGCGTTTTGCGTGCAGCTAGGGGCGTAAATGACCCTGATATCATAGCAGCGATGTTTGCAGCTATTAAAGCAGGAAGTGATCAAATCACCGTTCATCTGCGAGAAGACCGCCGCCACATAGACGATGATGATGCTAGGCGCATAAAAGCACTTTGTAAAGTGCCTTTAAATATAGAGTGTAGCATAGATAAAGATATAATAAATATTATCGCAGATATCGCTCCACAGCGTGCTACCCTAGTGCCTGAAAAGCGTGAGGAGCTTACGACTGAGGGCGGACTAAATACAGACGCAAAAGGGCTAGAAAAAGCAGTAGAAACTCTAAAAAAGTCTGAGATAGAAGTTTCACTTTTTATAGAGCCTGATTTAGTAGCGATAAATAAAGCAAAAGAGCTAGAATGCGAGTATATCGAGCTTCACACCGGTGCTTTTGCAAATCTTTATCTCATGCTAAACTCAAATCTAAGCCAAAGTAAATATAGCATAAAAGCACTAGAACTGCCAAGGGCTAAGCTAAAAGAAATGCTAAAAAAAGAGTGCGAGCGCATAAAAGCAGCCGCAATCTACGCAAAAAGCCTAGGGCTAGAAGTAGCCGCAGGTCATGGACTAAACTACCAAAACACGCCATTAATTGCTAGCATTCCTCAAATCTGCGAGCTAAATATCGGTCAAAGCATTATCGCTCGTTCTACTATTACAGGCTTAGAAACAGCTGTAAAAGAGATGAAAGAGCTAATAAAAAATTGCTAG